From Vitis vinifera cultivar Pinot Noir 40024 chromosome 5, ASM3070453v1, the proteins below share one genomic window:
- the LOC100253226 gene encoding uncharacterized protein At3g49140 isoform X2: MAIAAVPSFSLGLSYCHSCQGEGFCCSTSCRAISCWNRSFDGRLVPNLTGARKQIFGSTQFQWLPAGRDYCLSKVQVAADYSDSVPDSPKYMGNQGYHPLEELKESKRIQEKRLTAAEAARTTVEANGSALLLLPRIVHSEPHDHISWAEFQYIIDDFGDIFFQIFDDQNILQDPGASNPVNALIGMDLSLYKNRRVAGEYNISESGSTDDISLDDDYFEVEDSEMSDIPVDWGIPDTSSLVHPIYFAKCLTKAVNMEYNKEMDHPSNGISMVGCLRPAFIDEEPYLRRLFSCEDSDGYTSDWKDEEITGFSSKGDGHNPRSTFYRLEIMRIELFSVYGIQALISLQDFQDAEPDVLVHSTKAIVEHFTENGTWFNVALKALCKKKGFHVEGANLIGVDSLGMDVRVFTGVEIQTHRFSFKVRIRCCFLQLLNDRNDLKRNERGYVCSCR, encoded by the exons ATGGCCATTGCAGCTGTTCCTTCATTCTCCCTTG GTCTTTCCTATTGTCATAGTTGTCAAGGAGAAGGGTTTTGCTGTTCGACATCATGCAGAGCCATTAGCTGTTGGAACAGGTCTTTTGATGGTCGATTGGTTCCCAATCTCACTGGTGCAAG GAAACAAATTTTTGGATCAACACAATTCCAATGGTTGCCTGCAGGACGTGATTATTGCCTTTCAAAAGTTCAGGTTGCTGCAGATTATTCAGATTCAGTTCCGGATTCACCTAAGTATATGGGAAATCAAGGCTACCATCCTCTTGAGGAATTGAAGGAGAGCAAAAGAATCCAAGAAAAAAGATTGACTGCTGCTGAAGCTGCTAGGACAACTGTCGAG GCCAACGGCAGTGCTTTGTTGTTATTGCCTAGGATAGTACATTCTGAGCCACATGACCACATCTCATGGGCTGAATTTCAGTATATCATCGATGATTTTGGAG atatattttttcaaattttcgaTGATCAAAATATCTTGCAAGATCCTGGAGCAAGTAATCCTGTG AATGCTTTGATTGGAATGGACCTCTCACTATACAAGAACAGAAGGGTAGCTGGCGAATATAACATCTCAGAAAGTGGCAGTACTGACGACATCTCTTTGGATGATGATTACTTTGAG GTTGAGGATTCTGAAATGTCAGACATTCCGGTCGATTGGGGAATTCCAGATACTTCCAGCTTGGTTCATCCTATTTATTTCGCCAAGTGCTTGACAAAG GCTGTTAACATGGAATACAATAAAGAAATGGACCATCCATCAAATGGTATTTCTATGGTGGGATGCCTGAGGCCTGCTTTCATTGATGAAGAACCATACTTAAGAAGGCTCTTTAGCTGTGAAGATAGTGATGGCTACACATCAGACTGGAAAG ATGAAGAAATTACGGGCTTTAGTTCAAAAGGGGATGGACACAACCCTAGATCAACTTTCTACAGATTGGAGATTATGAGAATTGAGCTGTTTTCTGTGTATGGCATTCAGGCAC TTATTAGCTTGCAAGATTTTCAAGATGCTGAGCCTGATGTTCTTGTACACTCTACTAAAGCAATTGTAGAGCACTTTACTGAGAATGGGACATGGTTCAATGTTGCTCTTAAAGCTCTCTGCAAAAAGAAGGGTTTTCATGTTGAG GGAGCTAATTTGATTGGGGTTGACAGCCTTGGCATGGATGTAAGAGTTTTCACTGGAGTGGAAATACAAACACATCGTTTTTCCTTCAAAGTTCGG ATCAGGTGTTGTTTTCTCCAGCTTCTCAATGACAGAAATGACCTGAAAAGAAATGAACGAG GCTACGTCTGCAGCTGCCGCTGA
- the LOC100253226 gene encoding uncharacterized protein At3g49140 isoform X3 gives MAIAAVPSFSLGLSYCHSCQGEGFCCSTSCRAISCWNRSFDGRLVPNLTGARKQIFGSTQFQWLPAGRDYCLSKVQVAADYSDSVPDSPKYMGNQGYHPLEELKESKRIQEKRLTAAEAARTTVEANGSALLLLPRIVHSEPHDHISWAEFQYIIDDFGDIFFQIFDDQNILQDPGASNPVNALIGMDLSLYKNRRVAGEYNISESGSTDDISLDDDYFEVEDSEMSDIPVDWGIPDTSSLVHPIYFAKCLTKAVNMEYNKEMDHPSNGISMVGCLRPAFIDEEPYLRRLFSCEDSDGYTSDWKDEEITGFSSKGDGHNPRSTFYRLEIMRIELFSVYGIQALISLQDFQDAEPDVLVHSTKAIVEHFTENGTWFNVALKALCKKKGFHVEGANLIGVDSLGMDVRVFTGVEIQTHRFSFKVRVLFSPASQ, from the exons ATGGCCATTGCAGCTGTTCCTTCATTCTCCCTTG GTCTTTCCTATTGTCATAGTTGTCAAGGAGAAGGGTTTTGCTGTTCGACATCATGCAGAGCCATTAGCTGTTGGAACAGGTCTTTTGATGGTCGATTGGTTCCCAATCTCACTGGTGCAAG GAAACAAATTTTTGGATCAACACAATTCCAATGGTTGCCTGCAGGACGTGATTATTGCCTTTCAAAAGTTCAGGTTGCTGCAGATTATTCAGATTCAGTTCCGGATTCACCTAAGTATATGGGAAATCAAGGCTACCATCCTCTTGAGGAATTGAAGGAGAGCAAAAGAATCCAAGAAAAAAGATTGACTGCTGCTGAAGCTGCTAGGACAACTGTCGAG GCCAACGGCAGTGCTTTGTTGTTATTGCCTAGGATAGTACATTCTGAGCCACATGACCACATCTCATGGGCTGAATTTCAGTATATCATCGATGATTTTGGAG atatattttttcaaattttcgaTGATCAAAATATCTTGCAAGATCCTGGAGCAAGTAATCCTGTG AATGCTTTGATTGGAATGGACCTCTCACTATACAAGAACAGAAGGGTAGCTGGCGAATATAACATCTCAGAAAGTGGCAGTACTGACGACATCTCTTTGGATGATGATTACTTTGAG GTTGAGGATTCTGAAATGTCAGACATTCCGGTCGATTGGGGAATTCCAGATACTTCCAGCTTGGTTCATCCTATTTATTTCGCCAAGTGCTTGACAAAG GCTGTTAACATGGAATACAATAAAGAAATGGACCATCCATCAAATGGTATTTCTATGGTGGGATGCCTGAGGCCTGCTTTCATTGATGAAGAACCATACTTAAGAAGGCTCTTTAGCTGTGAAGATAGTGATGGCTACACATCAGACTGGAAAG ATGAAGAAATTACGGGCTTTAGTTCAAAAGGGGATGGACACAACCCTAGATCAACTTTCTACAGATTGGAGATTATGAGAATTGAGCTGTTTTCTGTGTATGGCATTCAGGCAC TTATTAGCTTGCAAGATTTTCAAGATGCTGAGCCTGATGTTCTTGTACACTCTACTAAAGCAATTGTAGAGCACTTTACTGAGAATGGGACATGGTTCAATGTTGCTCTTAAAGCTCTCTGCAAAAAGAAGGGTTTTCATGTTGAG GGAGCTAATTTGATTGGGGTTGACAGCCTTGGCATGGATGTAAGAGTTTTCACTGGAGTGGAAATACAAACACATCGTTTTTCCTTCAAAGTTCGG GTGTTGTTTTCTCCAGCTTCTCAATGA
- the LOC100254875 gene encoding uncharacterized protein LOC100254875: MLSSKEFWTKKTLVGLGLGQFLSLLITSTGFSSSELARRGINVPTSQSFLNYVLLAIVYGITMILRKRALKAKWYYYVVLALVDVEANFLVVKAYQYTSITSVMLLDCFTIPCVIIFTRFFLKTKYRIKKLTGASICIAGIVIVIFSDVHASDRAGGNSPLKGDLLVIAGSILYAVSNVSEEFLVKSADRVELMALLGSFGAIVSAIQISILERNELKSIRWSAGAALPFVGFSAAMFMFYSLVPVLLKLSGSAMLNLSLLTSDMWAVFIRIFAYHQKVDWMYFIAFAAVVIGLVIYSGGDKDDEQHTADVADEDAERSRHFDEEAGPGNSNQSSMAGGSRIGDSNKDDSAPKKGSH, translated from the exons ATGTTGAGTTCTAAGGAATTCTGGACGAAGAAGACTTTAGTGGGTCTTGGATTGGGGCAGTTTCTGTCTCTTCTGATCACTTCTACTGGcttttcttcttctgaacttGCAAGAAGAG gaATCAACGTGCCAACTTCTCAGTCTTTTCTAAATTATGTGCTCTTGGCAATTGTCTATGGAATCACTATGATTCTCCGAAAAAGGGCTCTCAAG GCAAAATGGTATTATTATGTAGTTCTTGCATTGGTAGATGTAGAGGCCAATTTTCTTG TGGTAAAAGCATACCAATACACATCTATAACAAGCGTCATGCTGCTGGATTGTTTTACAATCCCATGTGTCATAATTTTTACCCGATTTTTCTTGAAGACAAAGTACAGAATTAAGAAGTTAACTGGTGCATCAATCTGTATTGCTGGTATTGTTATTGTCATCTTTTCAGATGTTCATGCAAGTGACAGAGCTG GAGGGAACAGCCCTCTGAAAGGGGATTTGCTTGTGATTGCTGGATCTATACTCTATGCTGTCAGCAATGTTAGTGAG GAGTTTCTTGTGAAAAGTGCCGATAGAGTTGAACTCATGGCATTGCTGGGGTCTTTTGGTGCTATTGTCAGTGCTATCCAAAT AAGCATACTGGAGCGTAATGAACTTAAATCCATCCGCTGGTCAGCTGGAGCA GCACTTCCATTTGTCGGATTTTCAGCAGCCATGTTTATGTTCTACTCATTAGTTCCTGTCTTGCTTAAG CTCAGTGGGTCTGCAATGTTAAACCTGTCTTTGCTAACCTCAGATATGTGGGCAGTCTTTATTCGCATCTTTGCTTACCATCAAAAG GTTGATTGGATGTACTTCATTGCATTTGCTGCTGTTGTCATTGGACTTGTTATTTATTCAGG GGGTGACAAAGATGATGAGCAACATACTGCTGACGTTGCTGATGAAGATGCTGAGAGAAGCAGACACTTTGATGAGGAGGCTGGTCCTGGAAATTCCAACCAGAGTTCTATGGCTGGGGGCTCGAGGATTGGGGACAGTAATAAAGATGATTCTGCTCCCAAGAAGGGATCACACTGA
- the LOC100253226 gene encoding uncharacterized protein At3g49140 isoform X1: MAIAAVPSFSLGLSYCHSCQGEGFCCSTSCRAISCWNRSFDGRLVPNLTGARKQIFGSTQFQWLPAGRDYCLSKVQVAADYSDSVPDSPKYMGNQGYHPLEELKESKRIQEKRLTAAEAARTTVEANGSALLLLPRIVHSEPHDHISWAEFQYIIDDFGDIFFQIFDDQNILQDPGASNPVNALIGMDLSLYKNRRVAGEYNISESGSTDDISLDDDYFEVEDSEMSDIPVDWGIPDTSSLVHPIYFAKCLTKAVNMEYNKEMDHPSNGISMVGCLRPAFIDEEPYLRRLFSCEDSDGYTSDWKDEEITGFSSKGDGHNPRSTFYRLEIMRIELFSVYGIQALISLQDFQDAEPDVLVHSTKAIVEHFTENGTWFNVALKALCKKKGFHVEGANLIGVDSLGMDVRVFTGVEIQTHRFSFKVRATSAAAAEKQIQQLLFPPSRRKKVQNSWRRS, encoded by the exons ATGGCCATTGCAGCTGTTCCTTCATTCTCCCTTG GTCTTTCCTATTGTCATAGTTGTCAAGGAGAAGGGTTTTGCTGTTCGACATCATGCAGAGCCATTAGCTGTTGGAACAGGTCTTTTGATGGTCGATTGGTTCCCAATCTCACTGGTGCAAG GAAACAAATTTTTGGATCAACACAATTCCAATGGTTGCCTGCAGGACGTGATTATTGCCTTTCAAAAGTTCAGGTTGCTGCAGATTATTCAGATTCAGTTCCGGATTCACCTAAGTATATGGGAAATCAAGGCTACCATCCTCTTGAGGAATTGAAGGAGAGCAAAAGAATCCAAGAAAAAAGATTGACTGCTGCTGAAGCTGCTAGGACAACTGTCGAG GCCAACGGCAGTGCTTTGTTGTTATTGCCTAGGATAGTACATTCTGAGCCACATGACCACATCTCATGGGCTGAATTTCAGTATATCATCGATGATTTTGGAG atatattttttcaaattttcgaTGATCAAAATATCTTGCAAGATCCTGGAGCAAGTAATCCTGTG AATGCTTTGATTGGAATGGACCTCTCACTATACAAGAACAGAAGGGTAGCTGGCGAATATAACATCTCAGAAAGTGGCAGTACTGACGACATCTCTTTGGATGATGATTACTTTGAG GTTGAGGATTCTGAAATGTCAGACATTCCGGTCGATTGGGGAATTCCAGATACTTCCAGCTTGGTTCATCCTATTTATTTCGCCAAGTGCTTGACAAAG GCTGTTAACATGGAATACAATAAAGAAATGGACCATCCATCAAATGGTATTTCTATGGTGGGATGCCTGAGGCCTGCTTTCATTGATGAAGAACCATACTTAAGAAGGCTCTTTAGCTGTGAAGATAGTGATGGCTACACATCAGACTGGAAAG ATGAAGAAATTACGGGCTTTAGTTCAAAAGGGGATGGACACAACCCTAGATCAACTTTCTACAGATTGGAGATTATGAGAATTGAGCTGTTTTCTGTGTATGGCATTCAGGCAC TTATTAGCTTGCAAGATTTTCAAGATGCTGAGCCTGATGTTCTTGTACACTCTACTAAAGCAATTGTAGAGCACTTTACTGAGAATGGGACATGGTTCAATGTTGCTCTTAAAGCTCTCTGCAAAAAGAAGGGTTTTCATGTTGAG GGAGCTAATTTGATTGGGGTTGACAGCCTTGGCATGGATGTAAGAGTTTTCACTGGAGTGGAAATACAAACACATCGTTTTTCCTTCAAAGTTCGG GCTACGTCTGCAGCTGCCGCTGAAAAGCAGATCCAGCAGCTCCTCTTCCCGCCATCTCGTCGAAAAAAAGTTCAGAATTCATGGCGACGGAGTTAG
- the LOC100253226 gene encoding uncharacterized protein At3g49140 isoform X5, with translation MGNQGYHPLEELKESKRIQEKRLTAAEAARTTVEANGSALLLLPRIVHSEPHDHISWAEFQYIIDDFGDIFFQIFDDQNILQDPGASNPVNALIGMDLSLYKNRRVAGEYNISESGSTDDISLDDDYFEVEDSEMSDIPVDWGIPDTSSLVHPIYFAKCLTKAVNMEYNKEMDHPSNGISMVGCLRPAFIDEEPYLRRLFSCEDSDGYTSDWKDEEITGFSSKGDGHNPRSTFYRLEIMRIELFSVYGIQALISLQDFQDAEPDVLVHSTKAIVEHFTENGTWFNVALKALCKKKGFHVEGANLIGVDSLGMDVRVFTGVEIQTHRFSFKVRATSAAAAEKQIQQLLFPPSRRKKVQNSWRRS, from the exons ATGGGAAATCAAGGCTACCATCCTCTTGAGGAATTGAAGGAGAGCAAAAGAATCCAAGAAAAAAGATTGACTGCTGCTGAAGCTGCTAGGACAACTGTCGAG GCCAACGGCAGTGCTTTGTTGTTATTGCCTAGGATAGTACATTCTGAGCCACATGACCACATCTCATGGGCTGAATTTCAGTATATCATCGATGATTTTGGAG atatattttttcaaattttcgaTGATCAAAATATCTTGCAAGATCCTGGAGCAAGTAATCCTGTG AATGCTTTGATTGGAATGGACCTCTCACTATACAAGAACAGAAGGGTAGCTGGCGAATATAACATCTCAGAAAGTGGCAGTACTGACGACATCTCTTTGGATGATGATTACTTTGAG GTTGAGGATTCTGAAATGTCAGACATTCCGGTCGATTGGGGAATTCCAGATACTTCCAGCTTGGTTCATCCTATTTATTTCGCCAAGTGCTTGACAAAG GCTGTTAACATGGAATACAATAAAGAAATGGACCATCCATCAAATGGTATTTCTATGGTGGGATGCCTGAGGCCTGCTTTCATTGATGAAGAACCATACTTAAGAAGGCTCTTTAGCTGTGAAGATAGTGATGGCTACACATCAGACTGGAAAG ATGAAGAAATTACGGGCTTTAGTTCAAAAGGGGATGGACACAACCCTAGATCAACTTTCTACAGATTGGAGATTATGAGAATTGAGCTGTTTTCTGTGTATGGCATTCAGGCAC TTATTAGCTTGCAAGATTTTCAAGATGCTGAGCCTGATGTTCTTGTACACTCTACTAAAGCAATTGTAGAGCACTTTACTGAGAATGGGACATGGTTCAATGTTGCTCTTAAAGCTCTCTGCAAAAAGAAGGGTTTTCATGTTGAG GGAGCTAATTTGATTGGGGTTGACAGCCTTGGCATGGATGTAAGAGTTTTCACTGGAGTGGAAATACAAACACATCGTTTTTCCTTCAAAGTTCGG GCTACGTCTGCAGCTGCCGCTGAAAAGCAGATCCAGCAGCTCCTCTTCCCGCCATCTCGTCGAAAAAAAGTTCAGAATTCATGGCGACGGAGTTAG
- the LOC100253226 gene encoding uncharacterized protein At3g49140 isoform X4 — protein sequence MAIAAVPSFSLGLSYCHSCQGEGFCCSTSCRAISCWNRSFDGRLVPNLTGARKQIFGSTQFQWLPAGRDYCLSKVQVAADYSDSVPDSPKYMGNQGYHPLEELKESKRIQEKRLTAAEAARTTVEANGSALLLLPRIVHSEPHDHISWAEFQYIIDDFGDIFFQIFDDQNILQDPGASNPVNALIGMDLSLYKNRRVAGEYNISESGSTDDISLDDDYFEVEDSEMSDIPVDWGIPDTSSLVHPIYFAKCLTKAVNMEYNKEMDHPSNGISMVGCLRPAFIDEEPYLRRLFSCEDSDGYTSDWKDEEITGFSSKGDGHNPRSTFYRLEIMRIELFSVYGIQALISLQDFQDAEPDVLVHSTKAIVEHFTENGTWFNVALKALCKKKGFHVEGASWY from the exons ATGGCCATTGCAGCTGTTCCTTCATTCTCCCTTG GTCTTTCCTATTGTCATAGTTGTCAAGGAGAAGGGTTTTGCTGTTCGACATCATGCAGAGCCATTAGCTGTTGGAACAGGTCTTTTGATGGTCGATTGGTTCCCAATCTCACTGGTGCAAG GAAACAAATTTTTGGATCAACACAATTCCAATGGTTGCCTGCAGGACGTGATTATTGCCTTTCAAAAGTTCAGGTTGCTGCAGATTATTCAGATTCAGTTCCGGATTCACCTAAGTATATGGGAAATCAAGGCTACCATCCTCTTGAGGAATTGAAGGAGAGCAAAAGAATCCAAGAAAAAAGATTGACTGCTGCTGAAGCTGCTAGGACAACTGTCGAG GCCAACGGCAGTGCTTTGTTGTTATTGCCTAGGATAGTACATTCTGAGCCACATGACCACATCTCATGGGCTGAATTTCAGTATATCATCGATGATTTTGGAG atatattttttcaaattttcgaTGATCAAAATATCTTGCAAGATCCTGGAGCAAGTAATCCTGTG AATGCTTTGATTGGAATGGACCTCTCACTATACAAGAACAGAAGGGTAGCTGGCGAATATAACATCTCAGAAAGTGGCAGTACTGACGACATCTCTTTGGATGATGATTACTTTGAG GTTGAGGATTCTGAAATGTCAGACATTCCGGTCGATTGGGGAATTCCAGATACTTCCAGCTTGGTTCATCCTATTTATTTCGCCAAGTGCTTGACAAAG GCTGTTAACATGGAATACAATAAAGAAATGGACCATCCATCAAATGGTATTTCTATGGTGGGATGCCTGAGGCCTGCTTTCATTGATGAAGAACCATACTTAAGAAGGCTCTTTAGCTGTGAAGATAGTGATGGCTACACATCAGACTGGAAAG ATGAAGAAATTACGGGCTTTAGTTCAAAAGGGGATGGACACAACCCTAGATCAACTTTCTACAGATTGGAGATTATGAGAATTGAGCTGTTTTCTGTGTATGGCATTCAGGCAC TTATTAGCTTGCAAGATTTTCAAGATGCTGAGCCTGATGTTCTTGTACACTCTACTAAAGCAATTGTAGAGCACTTTACTGAGAATGGGACATGGTTCAATGTTGCTCTTAAAGCTCTCTGCAAAAAGAAGGGTTTTCATGTTGAG ggTGCTTCCTGGTATTAA